Genomic window (Estrella lausannensis):
CTATCGCTTCTGCCTGTCCCGGGCGAAACGAATCCATTTTAAACTGGGAACGGAGTGTGCTAAGGAGTTTTTCGCGCGTAATTTCCATAGGTTAATTTCTCTTAAATACTTTCAAAAGGAAGTGACGGTTCATTTTTTTGTTAAAGATGCGGTGAGTTTCCAGCTCATTGAAATGGGGAGAGAAAAGAGGCGCCAATTCCGCTTCTGTATAAAGGGCAAAGTAGCGGTCTCTGCCTGCCTTGGTGGGATCTTCAAATCCATCACCTGTTCCTTCGATGAAGCTGACGACGAAAAGTCCCTTGTCCTCAAGCAGGCCATGAATCTTGTGGATTACAGCCGGAAGCTCCTCTTTGGGAACGTGGATCAGCGAGGAGATAGCGAGGGCAGAATCAAATTTTTCGTCCGATTGAAAATTTTGAATCGAGGAGGTGTGAACATCTAACCCTTTGGAGCGCGCTTTGAGAGCGAGTTTCTCCGCCGGTTCGCAAAGGACCAAGGAGCAGTTGCAATTCTCTTTTAGCCAAAGGGCTAAGGCTCCGCCGCCGGATCCGATCTCCAACACCCTTCTTCCAAGGAAGTGCCTCTTCAAGATCTCAGGCAACAGCGGATCGAAAGGAATCTTATCGAATGCTTCTTCGTTGTTGTTGTAAAACTCGGCGTTGATCTTGTCGATGGACATAACTGAC
Coding sequences:
- a CDS encoding class I SAM-dependent methyltransferase; this translates as MSIDKINAEFYNNNEEAFDKIPFDPLLPEILKRHFLGRRVLEIGSGGGALALWLKENCNCSLVLCEPAEKLALKARSKGLDVHTSSIQNFQSDEKFDSALAISSLIHVPKEELPAVIHKIHGLLEDKGLFVVSFIEGTGDGFEDPTKAGRDRYFALYTEAELAPLFSPHFNELETHRIFNKKMNRHFLLKVFKRN